The Doryrhamphus excisus isolate RoL2022-K1 chromosome 1, RoL_Dexc_1.0, whole genome shotgun sequence genome includes a window with the following:
- the adra2c gene encoding alpha-2C adrenergic receptor, translating to MDFLNISALEEAMEADNVSANSTSQSKYTPLAIWGLAGLVSFLILFTIVGNVLVVIAVLTSRALKPPQNLFLVSLASADILVATLVMPFSLANELMGYWLFGKIWCDIYLALDVLFCTSSIVHLCAISLDRYWSVTQAVEYNLKRTPKRVKGMIVVVWLISAVISFPPLISMDRSNNEATPQCIINDETWYILYSSIGSFFAPCVIMILVYIRIYQVAKTRTRTMSEKKRDVDSPQENGMDRTDQGKTDSFKSNRGGSVKEQECENGHCKDHAASSSLTTTSKNPHTDHHDDFDDSSSSDEKPKKSSSSSKNRNDDRKDRKSSRKSSSASKFSSRKSCASSKSMELFSSRRKRRSTVNRKKVSAAREKRFTFVLAVVMGVFVVCWFPFFFSYSLYGICRELCKIPETLFKFFFWIGYCNSSLNPVIYTIFNQDFRRAFQKILCKSWKRSF from the coding sequence atggattttttaaatatctccGCTTTAGAGGAGGCGATGGAGGCAGACAACGTCTCCGCTAACAGCACCTCGCAAAGCAAGTACACCCCTCTCGCCATCTGGGGTCTGGCTGGACTTGTCAGTTTCCTCATTTTGTTTACGATCGTCGGCAATGTGTTGGTTGTCATCGCCGTTTTAACAAGCAGAGCTCTGAAACCGCCCCAGAATCTTTTTTTGGTGTCTCTGGCCAGCGCAGACATCCTGGTGGCCACCTTGGTCATGCCCTTCTCTCTGGCTAACGAACTCATGGGTTATTGGCTTTTCGGCAAGATCTGGTGCGATATCTACCTGGCGCTGGATGTTTTATTCTGCACCTCGTCCATTGTGCACCTCTGTGCTATTAGTTTGGATCGTTACTGGTCGGTGACACAGGCGGTAGAGTACAATTTGAAGAGAACGCCAAAAAGAGTTAAAGGGATGATTGTAGTGGTCTGGTTGATCTCAGCTGTTATCTCCTTCCCTCCGTTGATATCAATGGACCGGAGCAACAATGAGGCAACTCCCCAGTGCATTATCAACGATGAGACCTGGTACATCCTCTACTCCAGTATCGGGTCTTTCTTTGCCCCGTGTGTCATCATGATTCTGGTCTATATCCGGATCTACCAAGTGGCAAAAACCAGGACTAGAACCATGTCAGAGAAGAAAAGGGACGTGGATTCACCACAGGAAAACGGTATGGATCGAACGGATCAAGGCAAAACCGATTCATTTAAGTCGAACCGTGGCGGGAGTGTTAAAGAGCAGGAATGCGAGAACGGCCACTGCAAGGACCACGCAGCTAGCTCCTCCTTGACAACCACTTCCAAAAATCCACACACTGACCACCACGACGACTTTGACGACAGTAGCTCGTCAGATGAGAAGCCCAAGAAAAGTTCCTCGTCATCCAAAAATCGCAACGATGACAGAAAAGACAGAAAGTCCAGCCGGAAAAGTAGCTCGGCATCAAAATTCTCCAGCAGGAAGTCCTGCGCCAGTTCCAAGTCCATGGAGTTATTTTCATCTCGTCGTAAACGTAGAAGCACAGTTAACAGGAAGAAGGTTTCGGCCGCTCGAGAAAAACGTTTTACGTTCGTCCTTGCTGTTGTCATGGGGGTTTTTGTTGTGTGCTGGTTCCCCTTTTTCTTCTCCTACAGCCTGTATGGAATCTGCAGAGAACTGTGCAAGATCCCAGAGACTCTGTTTAAGTTCTTCTTCTGGATCGGCTACTGTAACAGCTCATTAAATCCGGTCATCTACACTATCTTCAACCAGGACTTCCGCAGAGCTTTCCAGAAGATCCTGTGTAAGTCCTGGAAACGTTCTTTCTGA